A region of Piscinibacter gummiphilus DNA encodes the following proteins:
- a CDS encoding sensor histidine kinase, protein MIDRMHTLTLRIYLTVVAVLLLFAFSSGWLFQRHIEEERVQANSMLAERVAAWADLIQRSLPGTEEPVEQQAAALHAWSHRLRLPLALDDVKGQRIAASDSFLRRQAEGTAHGMAMRLEDGRTLWVMRPGNRPVGPPPRGLPPPPREGADDDRGPVDWPWGETVLRRSVSLVVVLVLLFFAVAAGAWPAVRRLTRRLKALQHGVENFGAGNLGQRVEVSGRDEVAAVAASFNQAAGRIEALVQSHRSLLANASHELRSPLARMKMAVSMLDEAPPVQRERLKREIDTNVAELDALVEEVLLASRLDAAPQMGLREPVEMLALAAEEAARVDAQAGGEPASVFGDERLLRRALRNLLENARRYGGGDVGVTVSSRGGTAVVQVNDRGPGVPADQRTRIFEPFYRLPGHAEQAGGVGLGLSLVKQIAEGHGGTVRCLPRDGGGCTFQLDLPTA, encoded by the coding sequence GTGATCGACCGCATGCACACCCTCACGCTGCGGATCTACCTGACCGTGGTGGCGGTGCTGCTGCTGTTCGCCTTCAGCTCCGGCTGGCTGTTCCAGCGGCACATCGAGGAAGAGCGGGTGCAGGCGAACTCGATGCTCGCCGAGCGCGTGGCGGCGTGGGCCGACCTGATCCAGCGTTCGCTGCCCGGCACCGAGGAGCCCGTGGAGCAGCAGGCCGCCGCGCTGCATGCGTGGTCGCACCGCCTGCGCCTGCCGCTGGCGCTCGACGACGTGAAGGGCCAGCGCATCGCCGCATCCGACAGCTTCCTGCGCCGGCAGGCCGAGGGCACGGCCCACGGCATGGCCATGCGGCTGGAAGACGGCCGCACGCTGTGGGTGATGCGCCCGGGCAACCGCCCGGTGGGTCCGCCGCCGCGCGGGTTGCCGCCGCCCCCGCGCGAAGGTGCCGACGACGACCGGGGCCCGGTCGACTGGCCCTGGGGCGAGACGGTGCTGCGCCGCAGCGTGAGCCTCGTCGTGGTGCTGGTGCTGCTGTTCTTCGCGGTGGCCGCCGGGGCCTGGCCCGCGGTGCGCCGGCTCACGCGGCGGCTCAAGGCGCTGCAGCACGGGGTCGAGAACTTCGGTGCGGGCAACCTCGGCCAGCGCGTCGAGGTGTCCGGCCGGGACGAGGTGGCCGCCGTGGCCGCCAGCTTCAACCAGGCCGCGGGGCGCATCGAGGCGCTCGTGCAGTCGCACCGCTCGCTGCTCGCGAACGCCAGCCATGAACTGCGCTCGCCGCTCGCCCGCATGAAGATGGCCGTGTCGATGCTCGACGAAGCGCCCCCCGTCCAGCGCGAGCGCCTCAAGCGCGAGATCGACACCAACGTCGCCGAACTCGATGCACTCGTCGAGGAGGTGCTGCTCGCGAGCCGGCTCGACGCGGCCCCGCAGATGGGCCTGCGCGAGCCGGTGGAAATGCTGGCGCTGGCCGCCGAGGAGGCCGCGCGTGTCGACGCGCAGGCCGGTGGCGAACCCGCCTCGGTGTTCGGCGACGAACGCCTGCTGCGCCGCGCGCTGCGCAACCTGCTGGAGAACGCCCGCCGCTATGGCGGCGGCGACGTGGGTGTCACCGTGTCGTCCCGCGGCGGCACCGCCGTCGTGCAGGTGAACGATCGCGGCCCCGGCGTGCCGGCCGACCAGCGCACGCGCATCTTCGAGCCGTTCTACCGCCTGCCCGGGCACGCCGAACAGGCGGGTGGCGTGGGGTTGGGGCTGAGCCTCGTCAAGCAGATTGCGGAGGGGCACGGGGGCACCGTGCGTTGCCTGCCGCGCGACGGTGGCGGCTGCACGTTCCAGCTGGACCTGCCGACGGCCTGA
- a CDS encoding Spy/CpxP family protein refolding chaperone translates to MEQTTTRSRGLKGLLAGVVVAVLGTVAITSWAEPGPGPGHRGPPSMGGPGLLLMAPPERIDRMVDRLLDGLDATDAQRTQIRQIAQAAAKDVKAQLDAGKGLREKGRELFTAPTIDEAAVEALRQQQAQAHEAVSRRVTQAMVDAAKVLNPKQRATLAARLEKRHRPPMRHDREQSAVPSTFPLT, encoded by the coding sequence ATGGAACAAACGACGACCCGGAGCCGCGGCCTGAAGGGCCTGCTGGCGGGTGTGGTGGTGGCGGTGCTGGGCACCGTGGCGATCACGAGCTGGGCCGAACCCGGCCCGGGCCCGGGGCACCGCGGCCCGCCCTCGATGGGCGGCCCGGGCTTGCTGCTGATGGCCCCGCCCGAGCGCATCGACCGCATGGTGGACCGTTTGCTCGACGGACTGGATGCCACCGACGCCCAGCGCACGCAGATCCGCCAGATCGCCCAGGCGGCGGCGAAGGACGTGAAGGCGCAGCTGGACGCCGGGAAGGGCCTGCGCGAGAAGGGCCGTGAATTGTTCACGGCACCCACCATCGACGAGGCCGCCGTGGAGGCGCTGCGCCAGCAGCAGGCTCAGGCGCACGAGGCCGTCAGCCGCCGCGTGACGCAGGCGATGGTCGACGCCGCCAAGGTGCTGAACCCGAAGCAGCGCGCCACGCTGGCCGCCCGGCTGGAGAAGCGCCACCGTCCGCCGATGCGCCATGACCGCGAGCAGAGCGCGGTGCCTTCGACGTTTCCGCTGACCTGA
- a CDS encoding response regulator, with product MTIRLLLIDDDARLSAMVADYLRGSGYEVTVAGSLAEGREQLASSVHDALVLDLMLPDGDGLDLCRELRANPRTRQLPLLMLTARGEPMDRIVGLEMGADDYLPKPFEPRELLARVKALLRRASPTPAGDEVLRFGRLEIDLGERAARLDGKVCDLTSHQFDLLVVMAQSPGRVLSRDQIMDLLKGHPMEAFDRSIDVHISRIRAVIEDDPKNPRRVLTVRGAGYVFAKKQDAENGP from the coding sequence ATGACCATCCGCCTCCTCCTGATCGACGACGACGCCCGACTCTCCGCCATGGTGGCCGACTACCTGCGCGGGTCTGGCTACGAGGTGACCGTGGCCGGCTCGCTCGCCGAAGGACGCGAGCAGCTCGCCTCGTCTGTCCACGACGCCCTGGTGCTCGACCTGATGCTGCCCGACGGCGACGGGCTCGACCTGTGCCGAGAACTGCGCGCGAACCCGCGCACCCGCCAGCTGCCGCTGCTGATGCTGACCGCCCGCGGCGAGCCGATGGACCGCATCGTGGGCCTCGAGATGGGCGCCGACGACTACCTGCCCAAGCCGTTCGAGCCGCGCGAGTTGCTCGCCCGCGTGAAGGCCCTGCTTCGCCGCGCCTCGCCCACGCCCGCGGGCGACGAGGTGCTGCGGTTCGGCCGCCTCGAGATCGACCTCGGCGAACGCGCCGCGCGCCTCGACGGCAAGGTGTGCGACCTCACCAGCCACCAGTTCGACCTGCTCGTGGTGATGGCGCAGAGCCCGGGCCGCGTGCTGTCGCGCGACCAGATCATGGACCTGCTCAAGGGCCACCCGATGGAAGCGTTCGACCGCTCCATCGACGTCCACATCTCGCGCATCCGCGCGGTCATCGAGGACGATCCGAAGAACCCGCGCCGCGTGTTGACGGTGCGGGGCGCCGGCTACGTGTTCGCGAAGAAGCAAGACGCCGAGAACGGACCGTGA
- a CDS encoding EAL domain-containing protein → MSSHFQPIYSLSHGRVVGHEALLRATGPEGQFVPPPEVFRSCRSNDELADCDSISRLVHLRNFVTQGPQSQWVFLNIHPEVFQRLARRPDGGEAYLRGVSERVGVPGDRMVLEVLETDISDLPAMEAAMAAARRHGCLIAIDDFGAGQSNFDRVWRMQPDIVKLDRNLIARAAQDRRTQRVVSQMASLLHECGAMVLMEGVETLDEAYIAMESDADMVQGYYFGRPQPALVPNGHAPQTISGLYPGLGVRRDRQRHEHRIKLAPYQHAIGNAGVLMSAGVSAEDACRDFLALTGADIAYVLDAEGYQIGTHLHPPGRGDSPRAGFEPLARSDGACWARRPYFRRATEAIGKVQTTRPYRTLHGKLVCVTVSYAFHHQENGRRELRVVCGDMEWNESAPESGEAA, encoded by the coding sequence TTGTCGAGTCATTTCCAACCCATCTACAGCCTGTCGCACGGACGGGTCGTGGGCCACGAGGCGCTGCTGCGCGCGACCGGCCCCGAGGGGCAATTCGTGCCGCCGCCCGAGGTGTTCCGGTCCTGCCGATCCAACGACGAACTGGCCGACTGCGACAGCATCAGCCGCCTGGTCCACCTGCGCAACTTCGTCACGCAGGGGCCGCAGTCGCAATGGGTGTTCCTCAACATCCATCCCGAGGTGTTCCAGCGCCTGGCCCGCCGGCCCGACGGCGGCGAGGCCTACCTGCGCGGCGTGTCCGAGCGCGTCGGCGTGCCCGGCGACCGCATGGTGCTCGAGGTGCTCGAGACCGACATCTCCGACCTGCCCGCGATGGAAGCCGCGATGGCGGCGGCTCGCCGCCACGGCTGCCTGATCGCGATCGACGACTTCGGCGCGGGCCAGTCCAACTTCGACCGCGTCTGGCGCATGCAGCCCGACATCGTGAAGCTCGATCGCAACCTGATCGCCCGCGCGGCCCAGGACCGGCGCACGCAGCGCGTGGTCTCGCAGATGGCCTCGCTGCTGCACGAATGCGGCGCGATGGTGCTGATGGAGGGGGTCGAGACACTCGACGAGGCCTACATCGCGATGGAGTCCGACGCGGACATGGTGCAGGGCTACTACTTCGGCCGCCCGCAGCCCGCCCTCGTGCCCAACGGCCACGCGCCGCAGACCATCTCGGGCCTGTACCCCGGCCTCGGCGTCCGCCGCGACCGCCAGCGCCACGAACACCGCATCAAGCTCGCCCCGTACCAGCACGCGATCGGCAACGCCGGCGTGCTGATGAGCGCGGGCGTGTCGGCCGAGGACGCCTGCCGCGACTTCCTCGCGCTCACCGGCGCCGACATCGCCTACGTGCTCGACGCCGAGGGCTACCAGATCGGCACGCACCTGCACCCGCCCGGCCGTGGCGACTCGCCCCGCGCCGGCTTCGAGCCGCTCGCCCGCAGCGACGGCGCCTGCTGGGCGCGCCGCCCGTACTTCCGCCGCGCCACCGAGGCGATCGGCAAGGTGCAGACCACGCGGCCCTACCGCACGCTGCACGGCAAGCTCGTGTGCGTGACGGTCTCGTACGCCTTCCACCACCAGGAGAACGGCCGGCGCGAACTGCGCGTCGTGTGCGGCGACATGGAATGGAACGAATCGGCCCCCGAGTCCGGAGAGGCCGCATGA
- a CDS encoding MATE family efflux transporter, which yields MTPSLRHSAGRILPLAWPVLVGQLAVLAFGTVDTVLVARASATDLAALAIGGAAYITVFIGLMGVVLAIGPIAGQLFGAKQLRDAGRQLHQAGWLALALSVVGCAVMLFPQPFLALSRASPEVGEKVRGYLAALAFALPPALLFTAFRGFNTSVSRPKIVMAVQLGGLAMKVPLSAWLVFGGLGLQPLGAVGCGIATAIVMWGQLAIAWWVIHRDPFYAPFGLHDGGIARPDRESQKALVRLGVPMGLSVLIEVTGFTFMAFFIARMGTTAVAGHQLAANLIAMLFMVPLSLGNATATLVAQRIGAADMPDARRLGWHGLQIALLVAALLGSGVYLAREGVLGLYTSDAAIIAAALPLLAWVAVFHIADAGQALTSFVLRAHRVTTVPLLIYAFAIWGVGLAGGYVLAFDTFGSTPPALLGARGFWAAATAGLAVAALGLGAFLQWVLRQRAADAAA from the coding sequence GTGACCCCGAGCCTGCGGCACAGCGCGGGCCGCATCCTCCCCCTCGCGTGGCCCGTGCTCGTGGGCCAGCTCGCCGTGCTCGCCTTCGGCACGGTCGACACCGTGCTCGTCGCCCGCGCCTCCGCCACCGACCTCGCGGCGCTCGCCATCGGCGGCGCGGCCTACATCACCGTGTTCATCGGCCTGATGGGCGTCGTGCTCGCCATCGGTCCCATCGCCGGCCAGCTGTTCGGCGCGAAGCAGCTGCGCGACGCGGGCCGGCAGCTGCACCAGGCCGGCTGGCTCGCGCTCGCGCTGTCGGTCGTGGGGTGTGCCGTGATGCTGTTCCCGCAGCCGTTCCTCGCGCTCTCGCGCGCCTCGCCCGAGGTGGGCGAGAAGGTGCGCGGGTACCTGGCCGCACTCGCCTTCGCGCTGCCGCCTGCGCTGCTGTTCACCGCGTTCCGCGGCTTCAACACGTCGGTGTCGCGCCCGAAGATCGTGATGGCCGTGCAGCTGGGCGGCCTCGCGATGAAGGTGCCGCTCAGCGCCTGGCTCGTGTTCGGAGGCCTCGGCCTGCAGCCGCTCGGCGCGGTGGGCTGCGGCATCGCCACCGCCATCGTGATGTGGGGTCAGCTCGCCATCGCATGGTGGGTGATCCACCGCGACCCGTTCTACGCGCCGTTCGGCCTGCACGACGGCGGCATCGCCCGGCCCGACAGGGAGAGCCAGAAGGCCCTCGTGCGCCTGGGCGTGCCGATGGGCCTGTCGGTGCTGATCGAGGTCACCGGGTTCACGTTCATGGCCTTCTTCATCGCACGCATGGGCACCACGGCCGTCGCCGGCCACCAGCTCGCCGCGAACCTGATCGCCATGCTGTTCATGGTGCCGCTGTCGCTCGGCAACGCCACGGCCACGCTCGTCGCGCAGCGCATCGGCGCCGCGGACATGCCCGACGCGCGCCGCCTCGGCTGGCACGGCCTGCAGATCGCGCTGCTGGTCGCCGCGCTGCTGGGCAGCGGCGTGTACCTCGCCCGCGAGGGCGTGCTGGGCCTCTACACCAGCGATGCGGCCATCATCGCCGCGGCACTGCCGCTGCTCGCGTGGGTCGCGGTGTTCCACATCGCGGACGCGGGCCAGGCCCTGACCTCGTTCGTGCTGCGCGCCCACCGGGTCACCACCGTGCCGCTGCTGATCTACGCGTTCGCGATCTGGGGCGTGGGCCTGGCCGGCGGCTACGTGCTGGCGTTCGACACCTTCGGCAGCACCCCGCCGGCGCTGCTCGGCGCGCGCGGCTTCTGGGCGGCGGCCACCGCGGGCCTCGCCGTGGCCGCGCTGGGGCTCGGGGCCTTCCTGCAGTGGGTGCTGCGCCAGCGAGCCGCCGACGCGGCGGCCTGA